A part of Chroicocephalus ridibundus chromosome 5, bChrRid1.1, whole genome shotgun sequence genomic DNA contains:
- the BMPR1B gene encoding bone morphogenetic protein receptor type-1B isoform X2 produces MPLRSSGKLSMETRREDGESTAPAPPQKKLSCQCHHHCPEDSVNSTCSTDGYCFTIIEEDESGGHLVTKGCLGLEGSDFQCRDTPIPHQRRSIECCTGQDYCNKHLHPTLPPLKNRDFAEGNIHHKALLISVTVCSILLVLIIVFCYFRYKRQETRPRYSIGLEQDETYIPPGESLKDLIEQSQSSGSGSGLPLLVQRTIAKQIQMVKQIGKGRYGEVWMGKWRGEKVAVKVFFTTEEASWFRETEIYQTVLMRHENILGFIAADIKGTGSWTQLYLITDYHENGSLYDYLKSTTLDTKAMLKLAYSSVSGLCHLHTEIFSTQGKPAIAHRDLKSKNILVKKNGTCCIADLGLAVKFISDTNEVDIPPNTRVGTKRYMPPEVLDESLNRNHFQSYIMADMYSFGLILWEIARRCVSGGIVEEYQLPYHDLVPSDPSYEDMREIVCIKRLRPSFPNRWSSDECLRQMGKLMMECWAHNPASRLTALRVKKTLAKMSESQDIKL; encoded by the exons CACTGATGGCTACTGCTTCACCATAATAGAAGAAGATGAGTCCGGCGGACATTTAGTCACCAAGGGATGTCTTGGATTAGAGGGCTCAGACTTCCAGTGTCGG GACACTCCTATTCCACACCAAAGAAGATCTATTGAATGTTGCACAGGCCAAGATTACTGTAACAAACACCTTCATCCTACACTGCCACCACTGAAAAATCGAG ACTTTGCAGAAGGAAACATTCACCATAAGGCCCTGCTGATCTCCGTGACTGTTTGCAGTATACTTCTGGTGCTTATCATCGTATTCTGCTACTTCAG ATACAAACGCCAAGAGACGAGGCCTCGCTACAGCATCGGGCTGGAGCAGGATGAGACCTACATTCCACCTGGAGAGTCCCTGAAGGATTTGATCGAGCAGTCCCAGAGCTCAGGGAGCGGCTCCGGGCTCCCTCTCCTG GTTCAAAGGACCATCGCAAAACAGATTCAGATGGTAAAGCAAATCGGAAAAGGTCGCTATGGAGAAGTCTGGATGGGAAAGTGGCGTGGCGAAAAGGTAGCCGTGAAAGTGTTTTTTACCACGGAGGAGGCCAGCTGgttcagagaaacagaaatctACCAGACTGTCCTGATGAGGCATGAAAATATTCTCG GATTCATTGCCGCAGACATTAAAGGTACAGGGTCTTGGACCcagctgtatctcatcactgacTATCATGAGAACGGCTCACTGTATGATTACCTAAAATCTACTACCTTGGACACAAAAGCCATGCTAAAACTGGCTTATTCCTCTGTTAGTGGATTGTGCCACCTGCACACGGAGATCTTCAGTACTCAGGGCAAACCCGCTATTGCCCACCGTGACCTAAAAAGTAAGAACATCCTGGTGAAAAAGAATGGCACCTGCTGTATAGCAGATTTGGGCTTGGCTGTTAAATTTATCAG tgatACAAACGAGGTAGACATACCTCCAAATACCCGTGTAGGAACAAAACGCTATATGCCTCCTGAGGTGCTGGATGAAAGCTTGAATAGAAATCACTTTCAGTCGTACATCATGGCTGATATGTACAGTTTTGGACTCATCCTTTGGGAGATAGCAAGGAGATGTGTTTCAGGAG GAATAGTTGAGGAATACCAGCTTCCATACCACGACCTTGTGCCCAGCGACCCCTCGTACGAGGACATGCGCGAGATTGTGTGCATCAAGAGGCTACGCCCTTCGTTTCCCAACAGATGGAGCAGTGATGAG TGCCTACGGcagatggggaagctgatgatgGAGTGCTGGGCTCACAATCCTGCCTCCCGGCTCACAGCCCTGCGGGTCAAGAAAACACTTGCCAAAATGTCAGAATCGCAGGACATTAAACTCTGA